In Priestia megaterium NBRC 15308 = ATCC 14581, the following proteins share a genomic window:
- a CDS encoding CTP synthase, translating into MTKYIFVTGGVVSSLGKGITAASLGRLLKNRGLNVTIQKFDPYINVDPGTMSPYQHGEVFVTDDGAETDLDLGHYERFIDINLNRYSNVTTGKVYSTVLKKERRGDYLGGTVQVIPHITNEIKERVFRAGKETNADVVITEIGGTVGDIESLPFLEAIRQIKSDIGRDNVMYIHCTLVPYLKAAGEMKTKPTQHSVKELRSLGIQPNVIVVRTEMPISEDMKDKLALFCDIDPKAVIECADAETLYEIPLSLQEQHLDQITCDHLKLDCKEAEMTEWKALVEKVKGLSNTTKIALVGKYVELQDAYISVVEAMKHAGYAFDADVNIKWVNSEFVTKENVQDLLGDVDGILVPGGFGDRGIEGKIVATQYAREQKVPFLGICLGMQLASVEFARNVLGLEGAHSAEIAPGTNYPIIDLLPEQKDVEDLGGTLRLGLYPCKLSEDTLAYEAYQDEVVYERHRHRYEFNNEYRQQMEEKGFIFSGTSPDGRLIEIVELKDHPWFLASQFHPEFTSRPTRPQPLFREFIRASMESGQNK; encoded by the coding sequence ATGACAAAGTATATTTTCGTAACAGGCGGTGTTGTATCATCTCTAGGAAAAGGGATTACAGCAGCTTCTTTAGGCCGTTTATTAAAAAACCGTGGGTTGAACGTAACGATTCAAAAGTTTGATCCATACATTAACGTAGACCCAGGAACAATGAGTCCATACCAACACGGTGAGGTATTCGTAACAGATGACGGCGCGGAAACAGACTTAGACTTAGGTCACTATGAGCGTTTTATCGATATCAACTTAAATCGCTACAGCAATGTAACAACAGGTAAAGTATATTCAACAGTATTGAAAAAAGAGCGTCGCGGTGATTATTTAGGCGGAACAGTTCAGGTTATTCCGCACATCACAAATGAAATTAAAGAGCGCGTTTTCCGTGCAGGCAAAGAAACAAACGCAGATGTTGTTATTACTGAAATCGGCGGAACGGTAGGAGATATTGAATCACTTCCTTTCCTAGAGGCTATTCGTCAAATCAAAAGCGATATTGGCCGTGACAACGTTATGTATATTCACTGTACACTTGTGCCATATTTAAAAGCCGCTGGTGAAATGAAAACAAAACCAACACAGCATAGTGTAAAAGAATTACGTAGCTTAGGTATTCAGCCAAACGTAATCGTTGTTCGTACAGAAATGCCAATTTCTGAAGATATGAAAGATAAGCTAGCTTTATTCTGCGACATTGATCCAAAAGCAGTTATTGAGTGTGCAGACGCTGAAACATTATATGAAATTCCACTATCTCTACAAGAGCAGCACTTAGATCAAATCACATGCGATCACTTGAAATTAGATTGCAAAGAAGCAGAAATGACTGAGTGGAAAGCATTGGTTGAGAAAGTAAAAGGACTTTCAAATACGACAAAAATCGCATTGGTTGGTAAGTATGTAGAGCTTCAAGATGCTTATATTTCTGTCGTGGAAGCAATGAAACATGCTGGATATGCATTCGATGCAGATGTAAACATCAAGTGGGTAAATTCTGAATTTGTAACAAAAGAAAATGTTCAAGATTTACTTGGTGATGTAGATGGTATCTTAGTTCCAGGTGGATTTGGTGATCGTGGAATTGAAGGTAAAATTGTAGCAACACAATATGCACGTGAGCAAAAGGTTCCATTCTTAGGTATTTGCTTAGGTATGCAGCTGGCATCAGTTGAGTTTGCGCGTAATGTATTAGGCTTAGAAGGCGCACATTCAGCGGAAATTGCACCTGGAACAAATTATCCAATTATTGACTTATTACCAGAACAAAAAGACGTAGAGGACCTAGGCGGTACATTGCGTTTAGGACTATACCCTTGTAAATTGTCTGAAGATACGCTTGCATATGAAGCATATCAAGATGAAGTGGTATATGAGCGTCATCGTCACCGTTATGAATTTAATAACGAATACCGTCAACAAATGGAAGAGAAAGGCTTTATCTTCTCTGGTACAAGCCCAGACGGCCGTTTAATTGAAATTGTAGAGCTAAAAGACCACCCATGGTTCTTGGCTTCGCAATTCCACCCAGAGTTTACTTCTCGTCCAACAAGACCGCAACCATTGTTCAGAGAATTTATTCGCGCATCAATGGAGTCAGGCCAAAACAAATAA
- a CDS encoding DUF2529 family protein has protein sequence MLKIFTTQLSGFFKRIEEQEEFQFEDAARILAQASVGEGFIYIYGVEEMHAITLEALSSAEPLSQAKALPLHELDQLTSVDRVLLVSRFSTDNKAMEIAERLKKRDIPFVSIAAVPKEIAEPSLTALADAHIDTKLLKPLIPGEDGSRFGFPAMMVALYAYYGLTFTLKEIVEEYE, from the coding sequence ATGCTTAAAATTTTCACAACTCAACTTTCAGGTTTTTTTAAACGAATTGAAGAACAAGAAGAATTCCAATTTGAAGATGCAGCGCGTATTTTAGCACAGGCCTCTGTCGGAGAAGGATTTATCTATATTTATGGTGTAGAAGAAATGCACGCCATTACGCTTGAAGCACTAAGCAGTGCAGAACCTTTAAGTCAGGCAAAAGCTTTGCCTTTACATGAATTAGATCAGCTGACTAGCGTTGATCGCGTACTGCTTGTCTCTCGATTTTCAACAGATAATAAAGCAATGGAAATAGCTGAACGTTTAAAGAAACGGGATATTCCATTTGTTAGCATTGCGGCTGTTCCTAAAGAGATAGCCGAACCTTCTTTAACAGCACTCGCAGATGCTCATATTGATACAAAATTGTTAAAGCCGCTTATTCCTGGAGAAGACGGCTCAAGATTTGGTTTTCCAGCAATGATGGTCGCTTTATACGCGTACTACGGTTTAACTTTCACACTAAAAGAAATCGTAGAAGAATATGAATAA
- a CDS encoding class II fructose-bisphosphate aldolase, with product MPLVSMKEMLITAKEQGYAVGQFNLNNLEFTQAILQAAKEENSPVILGVSEGAARYMGGFKTVVAMVEALIEDYDVQVPVAIHLDHGSSFESCAKAIHAGFTSVMIDASHHPFEENIAITSKVVELAHFHGVSVEAELGTVGGQEDDVIAEGVIYADANECEELVNRTGIDCLAPALGSVHGPYKGEPNLGFAEMKEIGDRTGLPLVLHGGTGIPTKDIQKSVSLGTAKINVNTENQIASAKAVREVLAAQPEQYDPRKYLGPAREAIKETVQGKMREFGSSNKA from the coding sequence ATGCCTTTAGTATCAATGAAAGAAATGCTTATTACAGCAAAAGAACAAGGCTATGCAGTAGGTCAATTTAACTTAAATAACTTAGAGTTTACTCAAGCTATTCTTCAAGCAGCAAAAGAAGAAAACTCTCCAGTTATTCTTGGTGTATCTGAAGGTGCAGCACGCTACATGGGCGGTTTCAAAACTGTTGTAGCAATGGTTGAAGCTCTAATCGAAGATTACGACGTTCAAGTACCAGTTGCAATTCACTTAGACCACGGTTCAAGCTTTGAATCATGTGCAAAAGCAATCCATGCTGGATTCACTTCTGTAATGATCGATGCTTCTCACCATCCATTTGAAGAAAACATTGCAATTACTTCTAAAGTAGTTGAACTAGCTCACTTCCACGGAGTATCAGTAGAAGCAGAACTAGGAACTGTTGGTGGACAAGAAGACGACGTTATTGCTGAAGGCGTTATCTATGCAGATGCTAACGAGTGTGAAGAACTTGTTAACCGTACAGGTATCGATTGCTTAGCTCCAGCATTAGGATCAGTTCACGGACCATACAAAGGTGAACCAAACCTAGGTTTTGCTGAAATGAAAGAAATCGGAGATCGTACAGGCTTACCATTAGTTTTACACGGTGGAACTGGTATTCCAACAAAAGATATCCAAAAATCAGTTTCTTTAGGTACTGCTAAAATCAACGTAAACACTGAAAACCAAATTGCTTCAGCTAAAGCTGTTCGTGAAGTATTAGCTGCGCAACCTGAACAATATGATCCACGTAAATACTTAGGACCTGCTCGCGAAGCAATCAAAGAAACGGTTCAAGGTAAAATGCGTGAATTCGGTTCTTCTAACAAAGCATAA
- a CDS encoding response regulator, which yields MLAEKILIVDDQYGIRILLTEVLQKEGYTTFQAANGFQAIDITKEQAPDLVLLDMKIPGMDGIEILKRLKQHDEAIKVIIMTAYGELDMIQEAKDLGALTHFAKPFDIDEIRKVVREYIPVKSN from the coding sequence ATATTGGCAGAGAAAATTTTAATTGTTGATGATCAGTATGGTATACGTATTTTATTAACGGAAGTGCTGCAAAAAGAAGGCTATACGACATTTCAAGCGGCGAACGGCTTCCAGGCGATTGATATTACAAAAGAGCAAGCACCGGATCTTGTCTTATTAGATATGAAAATTCCAGGAATGGATGGAATTGAAATTTTAAAAAGGTTAAAGCAGCACGATGAAGCAATTAAAGTCATTATTATGACCGCTTATGGTGAATTGGATATGATTCAAGAAGCAAAAGATTTAGGAGCATTAACACACTTTGCAAAACCGTTTGATATTGATGAAATCCGAAAAGTTGTTAGGGAATATATACCAGTAAAGTCGAATTAA
- the rpoE gene encoding DNA-directed RNA polymerase subunit delta: protein MSLAQYSKTDLKEMSMIEIAYALLEEKTDRQAMSFQEIIAEIKAAAEMSDQELKTRLAQFYTDINIDGRFLTVGDNHWGLRGWYPFDQAEEEVIPVAKPKKKKAKKAVVEEVEDFDDLEEDLDYEDVDDLDEEEDFEDIDELEEDEDDLAEDDFDDLEDDLDDDEEDEEDDYEDEKEK, encoded by the coding sequence TTGAGTTTAGCACAGTACTCAAAAACGGATTTAAAAGAAATGTCGATGATTGAGATTGCTTACGCGCTTCTAGAAGAAAAAACAGATCGTCAAGCAATGTCATTCCAAGAAATTATTGCTGAAATTAAAGCAGCAGCGGAAATGTCAGATCAAGAATTAAAAACGAGATTAGCTCAGTTTTATACAGATATTAATATTGATGGTCGCTTTTTAACAGTAGGGGACAACCACTGGGGTCTTCGTGGATGGTATCCTTTTGACCAGGCTGAAGAAGAAGTTATTCCGGTTGCAAAACCTAAAAAGAAAAAAGCGAAAAAAGCTGTTGTTGAAGAAGTTGAAGACTTTGATGATCTAGAAGAAGATTTAGATTATGAAGATGTTGACGATCTAGACGAAGAAGAAGATTTTGAAGACATCGACGAGCTAGAAGAAGATGAAGATGATCTTGCAGAAGACGATTTTGACGATTTAGAAGATGATCTAGACGATGATGAGGAAGATGAAGAAGACGATTATGAGGACGAAAAAGAAAAATAA
- the fsa gene encoding fructose-6-phosphate aldolase: protein MKFFIDTANLDEIKEAHSLGLLAGVTTNPSLVAKENITFEDRLREITEFVEGSVSAEVIALDAEGMIREGKELAAIAPNITIKVPMTPDGLKAVKEFTSLGIKTNVTLIFSANQALMAARAGATYVSPFLGRLDDIGFNGLDLISDIADIFAIHDIPSEIIAASIRHPMHVTEAAKNGAHIATIPYKVLMQLFKHPLTNAGIDQFLADWEKRNV, encoded by the coding sequence ATGAAGTTTTTTATTGATACGGCTAATTTAGACGAAATTAAGGAAGCGCATTCATTGGGTTTGTTAGCGGGGGTTACAACAAATCCTAGTTTAGTAGCTAAAGAGAACATCACGTTTGAAGATCGTCTTCGTGAAATTACAGAGTTCGTTGAAGGGTCTGTAAGTGCAGAAGTGATTGCGCTTGATGCAGAAGGCATGATTCGCGAAGGAAAAGAGCTTGCTGCGATTGCGCCGAATATCACAATCAAGGTACCGATGACTCCAGATGGCTTAAAAGCAGTAAAAGAATTTACTAGTTTAGGTATTAAGACAAACGTTACGCTTATTTTCTCAGCTAACCAAGCGTTAATGGCAGCAAGAGCAGGTGCTACTTACGTATCGCCTTTCTTAGGAAGATTAGACGATATTGGTTTTAATGGTCTCGATTTAATCTCAGATATCGCAGATATTTTTGCGATTCATGACATTCCATCAGAAATTATTGCAGCATCTATTCGTCATCCGATGCACGTAACAGAAGCTGCAAAAAATGGAGCACATATTGCGACAATTCCTTACAAAGTTTTAATGCAATTGTTCAAACATCCGTTAACAAACGCAGGAATTGACCAATTTTTGGCAGATTGGGAAAAACGAAATGTCTAA
- the icmF gene encoding fused isobutyryl-CoA mutase/GTPase IcmF, protein MNTSKRPLRFLTASSLFDGHDASINIMRRILQAKGVEVIHLGHNRSVEEIVNASIQEDVQGIAISSYQGGHVEYFKYMYDLIQEQQASHIKIYGGGGGVIIPSEIQELHDYGISKIFSPEDGRKMGLEGMIQFMIDDCYYTNPPALPKDRTLTPANNRLIAQLITCAENEAYEYTKEHAAALEEIRGSVIESETDQKIPVIGITGTGGAGKSSLTDELVRRFIEHIPDIHVAVLSVDPTKQKTGGALLGDRIRMNIAASPRVYMRSLATRSSGHELSAAIRDGIAVVKKAGFDIIIVETSGIGQADAQVKDIANVSLYVMTSEFGAPSQLEKIEMIDYADFIVINKFEKKGSEDAKKQVQRQYQRNHQLFENNLSTMPIYGTIASQFNDGGTNILFEDLVNHLHQTCRTSWHVEKSSERVSEKKYTIIPNDQQQYLQEIVNSVRSYHRNTDVQVQTARKFYQLEGALEEVETETAKQELTQLKEKYQKRLTAESIEKLENWPKLKSQYRQEELITKIRNKEIKTSLQVDTLSGLRIPRVALPKVEEYGEVLRFLYKENVPGAFPYTAGVFPFKRKGEDPKRQFAGEGTPERTNRRFHYLSKDDDAKRLSTAFDSVTLYGENPDPRPDIFGKIGESGVNVCTLDDMKLLYKGFDLCHPSTSVSMTINGPAPILLAMFMNTAICQQVEKKEEEMKRPLTEEEYEDVKSGTLKQVRGTVQADILKEDQGQNTCIFSTEFALKMMGDIQQYFIDEKVRNYYSVSISGYHIAEAGANPISQLAFTLANGFTYVEYYLSRGMHIDDFAPNLSFFFSNGLDPEYTVIGRVARRIWAIVMRDKYGANERSQKLKYHIQTSGRSLHAQEINFNDIRTTLQALMALHDNCNSLHTNAYDEAITTPTEESVRRAMAIQLIITKEHGLTKNENPLQGSFIIDELTDLVEEAVLAEFQRLNDRGGVLGAMEMQYQRGKIQDESMEYEMQKHTGDLPIIGVNTYINPNEEENSSVDDMQLARASKEEKNHQINQLQKFQQQHKEKREDALKRLKKAATEGENIFKELMETVKVASLGEITRALYECGGQYRRNM, encoded by the coding sequence TGATTTAATCCAAGAACAACAGGCTTCTCATATTAAAATTTATGGAGGAGGAGGAGGGGTCATTATTCCGAGTGAGATTCAAGAGCTTCATGATTACGGCATTTCTAAAATCTTTTCTCCGGAAGATGGACGAAAAATGGGGTTAGAAGGCATGATTCAATTCATGATCGATGATTGTTATTACACAAATCCCCCTGCACTGCCGAAGGATCGAACCTTAACGCCGGCTAATAACCGTTTAATTGCCCAGCTTATTACATGCGCTGAAAATGAAGCCTATGAATACACAAAAGAGCATGCAGCCGCTCTTGAAGAAATCCGAGGAAGTGTAATCGAAAGCGAGACGGATCAAAAAATACCGGTTATTGGAATCACAGGAACGGGAGGAGCGGGGAAAAGTTCACTTACGGATGAATTAGTAAGAAGGTTTATTGAACATATTCCAGATATTCATGTAGCTGTCTTATCCGTCGATCCAACTAAACAAAAAACCGGAGGAGCGCTTCTTGGGGATCGAATTCGCATGAACATCGCAGCGTCTCCTCGTGTGTATATGAGAAGTTTGGCCACGCGCTCATCTGGACATGAGCTATCGGCGGCCATTCGAGATGGAATTGCCGTCGTGAAAAAAGCGGGTTTCGACATTATCATTGTCGAAACAAGCGGCATCGGGCAAGCTGATGCTCAAGTCAAAGATATTGCAAACGTCTCTCTGTATGTAATGACAAGCGAATTTGGCGCGCCGTCGCAGTTAGAAAAGATTGAAATGATTGATTACGCAGACTTTATTGTAATCAATAAATTTGAAAAAAAAGGTTCCGAAGACGCAAAAAAACAAGTGCAGCGTCAATATCAGCGTAATCATCAGCTGTTTGAAAATAATCTCTCTACGATGCCAATTTACGGAACAATTGCGAGTCAGTTCAACGACGGGGGAACAAATATTTTATTTGAAGATCTTGTAAATCATCTGCATCAAACATGCCGTACGTCTTGGCACGTAGAAAAATCATCAGAGCGCGTAAGTGAAAAGAAATATACCATCATTCCTAATGATCAACAGCAATATTTACAGGAGATTGTAAACAGCGTTCGCTCTTATCACCGCAATACGGATGTTCAAGTGCAAACAGCGCGTAAATTTTATCAGCTAGAGGGTGCTTTGGAAGAAGTGGAAACAGAAACGGCCAAGCAAGAGCTCACTCAGCTAAAGGAGAAATATCAAAAACGGCTAACGGCTGAATCGATTGAAAAGCTGGAAAACTGGCCTAAATTAAAAAGTCAGTATCGGCAAGAAGAACTTATTACAAAGATAAGAAATAAAGAAATTAAAACCTCTCTGCAAGTTGATACCCTATCGGGACTGCGTATTCCGCGCGTGGCCCTTCCAAAAGTTGAAGAATACGGGGAAGTTCTTCGTTTTCTTTATAAAGAAAATGTGCCAGGTGCGTTTCCTTATACAGCAGGTGTTTTTCCGTTTAAACGAAAAGGAGAAGATCCTAAGCGCCAATTCGCAGGCGAAGGAACACCAGAACGAACGAATCGCCGCTTTCACTATTTGTCAAAAGATGATGACGCTAAGCGTTTAAGTACAGCGTTTGATTCTGTAACGCTTTATGGAGAAAATCCGGATCCAAGGCCGGATATCTTCGGGAAAATTGGCGAAAGCGGCGTAAATGTCTGTACGCTTGATGATATGAAACTCTTGTATAAGGGATTTGATCTTTGCCATCCGTCGACTTCCGTTTCGATGACGATCAATGGGCCGGCTCCAATATTACTAGCTATGTTTATGAATACAGCTATCTGTCAGCAGGTGGAGAAGAAGGAAGAGGAGATGAAGCGTCCTTTAACAGAAGAGGAATACGAGGACGTAAAATCGGGTACGTTGAAACAAGTGAGAGGAACCGTTCAAGCGGATATTTTAAAAGAAGATCAAGGGCAAAATACGTGTATTTTTTCCACGGAATTTGCATTGAAAATGATGGGAGATATTCAGCAGTACTTTATTGACGAGAAAGTGCGCAACTATTATTCTGTTTCTATTTCAGGCTATCATATAGCTGAAGCAGGGGCTAACCCGATTTCTCAGCTCGCGTTTACATTGGCCAACGGCTTTACGTACGTGGAATATTACTTGAGTCGAGGCATGCACATTGATGATTTTGCTCCTAATTTATCGTTTTTCTTTAGTAATGGACTTGATCCTGAATACACAGTTATTGGACGTGTAGCGAGAAGAATCTGGGCAATTGTGATGCGTGATAAATACGGCGCGAATGAACGCAGTCAAAAGCTTAAGTATCATATTCAAACATCCGGCCGATCGCTTCATGCACAGGAAATTAACTTTAATGATATACGTACGACGCTACAAGCCTTAATGGCCCTTCATGACAACTGCAACTCTCTTCATACCAATGCGTATGATGAAGCAATTACAACGCCGACAGAGGAATCTGTACGAAGAGCGATGGCCATTCAATTAATCATTACAAAAGAGCATGGATTAACTAAAAATGAAAATCCACTACAGGGCTCTTTTATTATTGATGAACTAACAGACTTGGTAGAAGAAGCGGTATTGGCTGAGTTCCAACGCTTAAATGATCGAGGCGGCGTTTTAGGTGCGATGGAAATGCAGTATCAGCGAGGTAAGATTCAAGATGAATCGATGGAATATGAGATGCAAAAACATACGGGAGATTTACCTATTATAGGAGTAAATACGTATATTAATCCAAATGAAGAGGAAAATTCCTCAGTTGATGACATGCAGTTAGCCCGCGCATCAAAAGAAGAAAAAAATCATCAAATTAATCAGCTTCAGAAGTTTCAACAGCAGCATAAAGAAAAAAGAGAAGATGCGCTGAAAAGGTTAAAGAAAGCTGCAACAGAAGGAGAGAACATTTTCAAAGAGTTAATGGAGACCGTTAAAGTAGCCAGCTTAGGAGAAATTACGCGAGCTTTATATGAATGCGGTGGGCAATATCGTCGAAATATGTAA